The genomic DNA tgagggcagagGGGTTAGGAGGGAGCAGACTGCAGCTGCCCTTTGTAGACATATTCCAGTGCGGTGGCAATGGTGCGCATGTCCAGCTCAATGCTCCGAGCCCAGTTCTCAACATCCCCGATTTCCTAGGAAGGGGAGGATGTAGGAGTCCGGAAATCAGGGTGGGTAGAGCGTGGATTgaggggatggaaggatggacagGGGTGCTTTCCATCTACCCCTTAAAAGGACTTTGCTTGGACCCCCGAACTTTTACCTCTTTTTCTCTAGCTTCTCTGACTCTGGGGTCATAGATGGGATATCTGGGACCAACCCACTTCCTCTTTACTCCCAGGCCTGAGGTGACTTGACTGGAGGCAGTCCATGGAGGTGCAGGATGGGCCTGGtgatgggagggagggtggcccaCCTTGAGTGCCTGGTTGAAGTTCTCCACCATCCCAATCCACTGGCCTGTCTGCTTTGCAAATTGGGCAGCCTGGACCTGCAGAGTCTTCACCTCATGGTCCAGCTTCCTCTGGTTCATGTAGGCCTGGGCCACACTACAGATTGGAGGAGGAAGGTGGTCAGTGCATCCgacgggggtggtggtggtggtctccATGACTAATGCTCCAGGCGAGAGTGGGAGGCCAGCCAGGAGTCAGGCTGGGGAAAACCCCATGATTCTGGCCATTTTTGGCTGTGATGCAAATTATTACTGTACATGCAAGTGAACCCAGTTCCTTCCTCCCACTCCCAGGATTCCCAGGAGAGCCCATCTGGGAGCTGACTAGAAACATACCATCTCCTACACCCTAAAGGAGTTCCTAAAGCtgggtgggagaagggagggTTAACCCTGGGGAACATCTCTGAGGAAGAAGTCAGGAGGGAAAAGGGAGAGTGGGGAATGCTGGGAAAATCCAGCAGTGGAAACACATCTGGCAGTGATTGGAAGCCCAGGGATCTGTGCAAGAAGTTGGGCCCTTCCCTGAATCTGGGGTGGGAGAGCAGTCCTCTCTCCAGGAACTCAGGGCCAGGAGAACATATTCCAGGGGCTACTTATTGacacctcccccccccccccccccccccccgccgccCAGGCTTTCTTTCCTCGTCAATCAAGGCTGCCTGCAGTTACTGCTACTGCCACCAGGTGGCACCTCCAACCCTTTGCCCCACCCTCACCAGCGTCCGCAATTATTCTATTTGGGCTCCTATCCCAAAACTCCAGGTCAGCCAAAAGACTCCACTTCTCCCTTCCCCCATGGAATCtgtgggggctggagggggcaAGGGTTGTGGGGGGAGTTGAGAGAGTGGGAAGGACACCTGGCAGGGGCTGAGATAGAGTGcgcctttgttttcctttccggGGAAGGAGAGGGGCCGTGGGCTGCAACACAAAGTCCTTTCTAATCTGGCTTTGGCTTAGCTGCCCTCTGAGCTGAAAGTGGGGTGGCCCCTAGCAAAAAAGAGGAGGAGACGCCTGGGCCAACTTCACAGCAGAGCCCCAGAGGCGCCAGTGTGGGAGGGAAAGGGGGCAGACCCTGCCCCTTCTCTTTGGGATATAGCTGGGCTGAAAAAATGATAGCAGGGGTTTCTCAATGCTTTTGAGAGAATCCCTTGGGAGTTCGAGACCCCCAGTTTTTCCCTCTTGGCCCCTTAATTTCTATTACACTGAGTGAAGGGAGAGGCCTGGGGGGAAGGAGATGggaggccccagccccagccttctCTTCCCCTATCTTCCCCAGAGATGAGTGATGAGGGCGACAGCCCTTGCGTGGCTCACTTGGGTGACTCAGTCTCTGGGTTCACCACCAAGCTACTTGACTTGCTGTGGGGCGGAAGGCATCATATTGCTTCCAGCAGATGGTACATCAGTCATCATCTGTGCCCTCCCAGGGTCGAGAGGCAATCTCTTTGCTCTTCCCAACTGTTTGGTTTGTTATCGACACTCTCATTTAGGACTGGAGCAGGGGTGGTCGCTGGGGACccagaaggaagggaagagacaGCCTGGCTCTGCAACAGCTTCAGGCGTAAGTTCTGCCCTCACCCTTACCAGCTGTGCCTCTTTCCTGCCAGCTGCTCCTTGGGCCTGCCAGAGGGTGGGAGGTGGAGAAGGAGAGGGTGGTAAGTTGTAGGGAAGGAGGGTGCTTTCCCTCCCGCTGAAGTGACAGCTGGTCTTGGAGGGGTGAAGGGAGGTGGGCAGATGGCATCAAGTTGTGAGCATCAGGGAGGTGCTCCCTTACTGTGGGGAGGGGGAATCTGGCTGCTTCTCCAGCCACTGCAGCCGCTCCTCCCTATCCAGTGTTAGGGGTCGCAGCTGACCCAAGCCCTTGTCATAAAGTTAAGCTGGGTGGGGttgagggtagaggaagaagTGGAACATTTCATCCCTTCAAGAGCAGTCTGAGGGCTAGACCCTGCCAGTGCCTAAACTTGGAGGGTGCTGGCGTTGATGTGAAAAGGTTCATACCCCACATTGAGGTGATCCACCAAAGCTTCTGTCAGGCAGGTCGCTGCAGTGATGGCCTCTCGCCTCCTCTTCTCTGGAGGAAAGGGGAAAAGGGATTGGAGTGGAGACTTCGTTTTTCTGACAGGTGGTGCTGGAGATTCCCCACTCATTCGTTACCATTCTGCTAGTTGTGGGTGCCACAACTAATCTCAGAGTGCCACAGCTGAAAAGAACCTTGCAAAACATAAAGCAAGCCCTTTCATTTTAGAGGTGTTTACTGGGACCCTGAGAGGGAGAGCCACTCGCCAAGGGCCGCTGAGACAGTCGTAGGGCGCAAGACTCCAGACTCCCAGGCACTCTTTTCCCACTCTTTTGGCCTGAGGATGGGTAACTCCGCGATTCCCAGCCCAGACTAGGGAAACAAGGGCCTCACCCTATTCCGGTAGTTTCAGACCCCCAAGAATCCCATTTCTGTTCAAGTCTCCAACACCCTCCGGCCTTCAGGAGCGTTCCTTCCCACTTCCAGAATGAGCGGCTCCCTCGGCCAATCGGCGCGGCGCCCCACGAGCAGGGGGCGGGACTACGATGTCGCCTAGACGGCGCTGGGGCGTCGCCGCGGGGAACCCGAGTGTTGCCGGAGGGGCAAGGGACCCCTCCATTCGCTCTCCGCGACACCATACCCACGAGCCCGCGCCCTTGCCTGGATCTGGGCCGTTACTCGAGGCTCAGGCTGCGGGCTGAGGCTAGGCCGCGGCGGGAGGGAAAATGGCGGGCGGGTATTTGGCTCACCCTGCAGCTCCTTGCGCTCGTTCTGCTTGGCCTGGTGGTCTTTCAGCAAGCGGGAGAGCATGGCTGCGGAGGGCTGCGCACGTCCGGCCCTTCGACCCCGGGAGCGGGGACACGCACCTCCGCTCGCGCCGGCAGGGTCACGTGAACACAGGGTCACGTGCTCCCCCCCACTTTTTAAACCAGGACTGGTCGGTGAGGAGCTCGGCCCAGGCAGGGGAGCGGTGGCGGGCTGGGGCTGGTGGGTACCCGTCTTTGTTTTGGGTGCACTTTTTTGGTGGGTATTGGGGGAGGTGGTGGTAGTTCCAGTATCGCAGAGCCAGTTTGAGTCTTTGGATGTCAGGCTCAGGGGAAGGTGGTGTCTTCGGCCTGCTGAGCACTGCTCCGGGGTGGGGGAGCAGcggcttttcctttttctctgggtTGTCACGGCCGCTTCTCGGTCGATtctcagctccctctctctcggaGGGAATGCGTGACTGCCTTACAGCCCTTTCTCTTCTCACCACCCCGCCAAGGTCCCTCAGCTCTGGATGACCACTGGAGAGAGGAAGCATTTGAGGCATTTCAAGCGCCCTCTTAGGAAGCTTTGCTAATTTGGCTGGCTCTGTGTGGTGAATATTCCACCTCTGTCCTTTTGTGGTCAGGGAATGCGAACCCGTTTCAGTCTTACCAGAAGACTTAGTGCTGCTGTCAAAGTAAAAGGTAAATTATGTAATACCTCTCTGAACTAAAGAGAAATGCTTCAGGGATTAACTtcaacaagaaaaattaaaagcacagtcAACATACTCATGCTGGTGCCACAGTCTGTCTTGGAGCACCATGCCggatgactttgggcaagtggcTTACTCACTCTGGATTTGGGCTTCCTCCTTAGTGAAATAAGACAATTGGATTAAATCAGTAGTTCTCAACCCTGGTTAAACATCAGCCCCACttggggaaatttaaaaaatgtcttgttCTTGGACTAATTAACTAGATTTCTGAGGGGCAGAGCTCAGggctaagtatttttttaaaagttgtttagGTGATTCTAATATGTATTGAAGGTTGAGAATCATTGGACTAAACCAAATCTAAGGCTTCTTTCAGCTTTGgcattctctcttttttcttttagtttactaaaaaaattgtttttgtgtaTATTTGTTACATTAACTATATTTAGTTATTTGTGAGAAATTTACTTTCACAGTTCTAGAAGCTAGGAACCTCAAGATGAAGGTACCAACATGGTTGCCCTCTAGGGAAAGCCTTCTAGTTCACTGTGTCCTGGCATGGGTAGAAAGCTGGCCTTCTCTCTTTTTATGGCTCAGTTACAAAGTTGAAAACTGACTTCGTTATATCTACTTGCAGGGGAGGAGAAATGGGTGCTGACTGAATTAGAATAAGTCATTCTTGAATTTTCTGAGAGAGTGGAGAATTTTCTGAGAAACAGGATGACTAATTGATCAATTCATTAATTTGTGGTGAGTAGCATCTGAAATCCTGGGAGATGTGCAACCGTCAAAGTATTAGTGAGTGAAATGGTTAAGTGGCAGCATAAAGCAGAATATtaagtgacaaaataaaaatcctgaaTAAAAACGTTGGAtgctgtgtatgtatgtgtctgtgcTTATCTGTGTGTGATAACTTTCCCCCCCAACATGCCCTGAGTAGTCACCATGGAccaagcactttatatattttaattttaatgcctAGAAATATCCTGTAGCATTGTTAGTGTCATCCGT from Manis pentadactyla isolate mManPen7 chromosome 9, mManPen7.hap1, whole genome shotgun sequence includes the following:
- the BLOC1S1 gene encoding biogenesis of lysosome-related organelles complex 1 subunit 1 produces the protein MLSRLLKDHQAKQNERKELQEKRRREAITAATCLTEALVDHLNVGVAQAYMNQRKLDHEVKTLQVQAAQFAKQTGQWIGMVENFNQALKEIGDVENWARSIELDMRTIATALEYVYKGQLQSAPS